One Pseudomonas sp. MM213 genomic window, AAACTGAATAAAAAATGACCTTAACCATACTATTTTGTTGAGCATTACCTCTTGCAGGATAAAAAAATGTAGTTGTATGATGTCTAGCAACAACGCCACACCTGCAACACCCCGCATAAAAATAATCAGTGGGAGAAAACCAAGTGAATACATCCGTATCCGGGATGCACGACGGTGCCGATTCGGTCCTGAAGTCCGCCATCTCGAAAGTGAAACGCCACGTTCTGCCGCTGTTCGTCATCATGTTCATCGTCAACTACATCGACCGCGTGAACATCGGCTTCGTCCGCGCCCACATGGAACATGACCTGGGCATTGGTGCTGCCGCCTACGGCCTCGGTGCCGGCCTGTTCTTCATCGGCTACGCGCTGTTCGAAGTCCCCTCCAACATCCTTCTGCAAAAAGTCGGCGCACGAATCTGGCTGACCCGCATCATGCTGACCTGGGGTCTGGTGGCCGCCTGCATGGCGTTCATCCAGAACGAAACCCACTTCTACATCCTGCGATTCCTGTTGGGCGTGGCTGAAGCCGGCTTCTTCCCCGGGGTGATTTATTACTTCACGCGCTGGTTGCCCGGGGTAGAACGCGGCAAGGCCATCGCGATCTTCCTCAGCGGCTCGGCCATTGCCTCTCTGATCTCCGGCCCGTTGTCCGGGTTGCTCCTGCAAATCAGCGGGTTCGGCATGCACGGCTGGCAATGGATGTATTTCATTGAAGGCATGTTCTCGGTCGGGCTGTGCGTATTCGTCTGGTTCTGGCTCGACTCCAAACCCCACGACGCCAAATGGCTGAGCCGCGATGAGCAAGACGCGCTGGTCAAAGCCATCGATGACGAGCAACTGGCCCGCGAAGCCGCGACGCCGATCAAACCGTCGCTGGGCACGCTGCTCAAGGATCGCCAGATCATCCTGTTCTGCCTGATCTACTTCTTCATCCAGCTGACCATTTACGCCGCGACCTTCTGGCTGCCGAGCATCATCAAGAAGATGGGCGACCTCAGCGACGTTCAGGTCGGGCTGTTCAACTCGATCCCGTGGTTGCTGTCGATTGTCGGCATGTACGCCTTCGCATCGCTCTCGACGAAATGGAAACACCAGCAAGCCTGGGTGGCCGCTGCCCTGCTGATCGCTGCGGCGGGGATGTTCATGTCCACCACCGGCGGGCCGGTCTTCGCTTTCGTGGCGATCTGCTTCGCAGCACTGGGTTTCAAATCGGCTTCTTCGCTGTTCTGGCCAATCCCTCAGGCGTACCTGGATGCACGGATCGCCGCTGGCGTGATCGCGCTGATCAACTCCGTGGGCAACCTCGGCGGCTTCGTCGCGCCGACCACTTTCGGCCTGCTGGAACAACACACCGGCTCGATTCAAGGCGGGCTGTACGGCCTCGCCGCGACCTCGATCATCGCCGCGATCATCGTCTTCGCTGCACGCAACACACCGAAAACCGCACCGGCCGTTGCGCTGGGCAAACCAACGCCCAACCACGCCTGATCGCTGCTATTTAAGGACAAGAACATGAACCAACAAGACACCGCAAAAGCCCCGATCATCACCAGCATGCAAGTGGTTCCGGTGGCCGGTCACGATGGCATGCTGCTCAACCTGAGCGGCGCCCATGGCCCGTTTTTCACACGCAACATCGTGATCCTCAAGGACAACGCCGGGCACACCGGCGTCGGTGAAGTGCCGGGCGGCGAGCGCATTCGCCAGACTCTGGAAGATGCGCGCAGCCTGGTGGTCGGCAGCCCGATCGGCACCTATCAAAGGATTCTCAACCAGGTGCGCCAGACCTTCGCCGACCGCGATGCCGGTGGTCGCGGCTTGCAGACGTTCGACCTGCGCATCACCATTCACGCGGTGACTGGCCTGGAAGCGGCGCTGCTCGATTTGCTCGGCCAGCACCTGGACGTGCCCGTCGCAGCGCTGCTCGGCGAAGGCCAGCAACGCGACGAAGTGAAGATGCTCGGTTATCTGTTTTATGTCGGTGATCGCAACGCCACCGATCTGGCTTATCGCAGCGAACCGGACGCCAACAACGACTGGTTCCGCGTACGTCACGAGAAAGCCATGACCGCCGATTCCGTAGTGCGCCTGGCAGAAGCCGCCCACGCCCGTTACGGGTTCAAGGACTTCAAGCTCAAGGGCGGCGTGCTCAGTGGCGACGAAGAAATCGAAGCGGTCACCGCGCTGGCCGAACGCTTTCCCGACGCGCGCATCACCCTTGATCCGAATGGCGCCTGGTCGCTGAAAGAAGCGATCCGCTTGTGCCGCGATCAGCATCACGTCCTCGCTTACGCCGAAGACCCGTGCGGCGCGGAAAACGGTTACTCAGGCCGGGAAGTCATGGCCGAATTCCGCCGTGCCACCGGCCTGAAAACCGCGACCAACATGATCGCCACCGACTGGCGGGAAATGGGCCACGCGATCCAGTTGCAATCGGTGGACATCCCGCTGGCCGACCCGCACTTCTGGACGATGCAGGGTTCGGTTCGCGTGGCGCAGATGTGCCACGAATGGGGCCTGACCTGGGGCTCGCACTCCAACAACCACTTCGATATTTCCCTGGCGATGTTCACCCACGTCGCAGCTGCCGCACCGGGTGAAATCACCGCCATCGACACCCACTGGATCTGGCAGGACGGCCAGCACCTGACCAAAGCGCCACTGCAAATCGTCGACGGTTGCGTGCAAGTGCCGAAGAAACCGGGGCTCGGGGTTGAGCTGGACATGGATCAACTGGCCAAGGCCCATGAGCTGTACAAAGGCATGGGGCTGGGTGCGCGGGATGACAGCGTGGCGATGCAGTTTCTGATTCCGGGTTGGAAATTCGATAACAAGCGGCCAAGCCTGGTGCGCTAGTCGTCGGCACACCGCACACCTGTAGGAGCCGGCTTGCTGGCGATAGCGGTGGGTCAATCGACACATATATCGCCCGAACGGACGCCATCGCCAGCAAGCCGGCTCCTACAGGGTGAGCGGTGTTTGGGCGGCTTGCAAAAGCCACCCCTTGAACGCCGCCATCGCCGATGTTTCGGGCCGTGACTGCAAGCGGGTCAGCCAGTAGCTGCCGGTGGTGATGCCGATGGCGAACGGTTGCTCGATGACTCCCGCCGCCAGTTGCCGGGCGAACATCAACGGCGGCGCCAAGGCCACACCCGCACCTTGCAACGCCGCCTCCATCATCGCCAGCGAGGAATCGAAGACGATGCTGCGAGGCGGCGCGGCATGGGCAGGCAGGCCGGTGGCCTGAAACCATTCGGGCCACTCATCCGTGCGATAGGAACGCAACAGCGTTTGCTGCAACAGATCGTCCGGCGTGTGCAGTTGCCGGGCAATCTCGGGCACGCACAACACCGACAACGGCGCTTCGATCAACCTGACCGCTTCAATCCCGTGCCACGCTCCCGCGCCAAAGCGAATCGCGTAATCCAGCCCTTCAGCCGCCACGTCCACTCGATTGTTGTGGGTCGACAGGCGCAAATCTATGAACGGATGTTTCGCCTGAAAGTCCGCCAGTCGCGGCAATAGCCAACCGACCGCAAACGTCCCCACTGCGCCCACCGTCAACACCTCACGAAAATGCCCGCCTTCGAAACGCTCCAGGGTTTCGGCGATTCGATCGAAGGACTCGCGCAGCACCGGCAACAAGGTCTCCCCTTCACTGGTCAGCATCAGCCCGCGTGGCAGGCGTTTGAACAGGGTGACATTGAGCTGGGCTTCCAGGCTTTTGACCTGATGACTCACCGCGGCTTGCGTAACGCACAACTCCACCGCCGCCCGTGTAAAACTCAGATGACGCGCAGAGGCCTCGAAGGCGCGCAGTGCGTTGAGCGGTAATTGCGGGCGGATCATGCCAACTCCCAAATTTTTCTAATGGCTAAGCCGAGATATTGTCGTTTGTCGAAGCACGGCATACTGAATAGATTTGGCACGCCCAGCGACGGCCCGATTCATAAACCGCTCGGAGTGTAGCGGGTTTAATCATCAAATCTCATGGACAGCAGCTCAATCATGCACAACTCAACATTCGGCAAGGTCTTATCCTGCAGCGCTTTCGGACTGCTCCTCAGTGCAGGTTACTGCGTTGCCGGGAATCAGACTGACGCGCAGATCGAAGCCGCGGTGAATGCCGCGGTTGCCCCGATCATGCAGCAACAGAACATTCCCGGCATGGCCGTCGCGATCACCGTAGATGGCAAGCAGCATTACTTTAACTACGGCGTGGCCTCGAAGAAAACCGGCACGCCTGTCACCGAAAGCACCCTGTTCGAGATCGGTTCGGTGAGCAAAACCTTCACCGCCACCCTCGCCGCCTACGCCCAGGCCAGCGGCAAACTGTCCCTGTCGGACAAGGCCAGCCATGTCCTGCCGGCATTGCGCGACAGCGCGTTCGATCACGTCAGCGTGCTGCAACTGGGCACCTACACCGCCGGCGGTCTGCCGCTGCAATTCCCCGACAATGCGGATGCAGCGGACAAGATGCTCGGCTATTTCAAACAGTGGAAACCGGCTTACACCGCCGGCAGCCATCGGCTGTATTCGAACCCGAGCCTGGGATTGTTCGGGTATCTGGCAGCCAACAGCATGGGCCAGCCGTTTGATGAGTTGATGGAAAAGACTGTGCTGCCCAAGCTCGGCTTGCAGCACACCTTCCTCAAGGTGCCGCAGGATCAGATGGCGCTTTACGCCCAGGGTTACAACAAGGAAGACAAACCGGTGCGGGTCGAGCCGGGCGCACTGGACTCAGAAGCGTATGGCGTAAAAACCAGCGCCTCGGACCTGCTTCGCTACGTCGAGGCAAACATCAAACCCTCCAGCCTTGAAGCGCCGATGCAGCAAGCCATCGCCACGACGCATGCCGGTTACTACACGGTCGGCGACATGACCCAGGGGCTGGGCTGGGAGTTTTACCACTACCCGATCACCCTCGATAAATTGCTCGCCGGCAACTCGTCGCAAATGGCGATGGAGGCGCACAAAGTCCAGTGGCTGAACCCTCCGCAAGCTCAACCGGACAACGTACTGATCAACAAGACCGGCTCCACCGGTGGCTTCGGCGCGTATGTGGCGTACGTGCCCTCGAAAGACATCGGCATCGTGATCCTGGCCAACAAAAACTACCCGAACCCGGAGCGAGTCAAAATCGCCCATGCAGTGTTGAGCACATTGACTCAATAACCTACGAACCAACCTCTTGTAGGAGCGAGCCTGCTCGCGATTGCGGTGTGTCAGGCGAAAGGGATTTCGAATGTTACGGCCTCATCGCGAGCAAGCTTGCTCCTACAAGGGTCGGCGCAGGCAAAAAATGGGCGACCTGTTGAGGTCGCCCATTTTTGTTAGCGCATGGCCATCTACGCATTCAATCGTCAGGCATTTCCGGTGGCTTGGCAGGCTTCGCCGGTTTGCCCGGTTTCGCCCCCTTGGTGCCGTTAGGCGGTGCGGCCTCTGTGACGGGCGGCGGGGTGGGCACCGTGGCTTCTTTCTCGGTGGACGGCAACTGGTCGACCGTACTGAAAATCGTCTTCAGATCAACCGCGTCCGATTGCTCGAGTTTCTTTTCGCCGTCCTTGCCGACCAGAATCACCTTGGTCTTGGCCCCTGCTCCCAACTTGAGCGAACGGATCAAGGCTGCCGTGTCTTGTGGCCCGAGGTCTTTGCCTTCGCGCTGGCCCATCAGGTTGAGTACGGTGTACAGGACCATGTTCCGGTCGGTGAATTCCTTGCGATTGGCCGGCTCATCCAGCGACTTTTTCAGGCTGACCCACGCCGGGTCGACCGTGCTCGGCGCAATGACAATCAGCGGCCGGGACCTGCCCTTGTCCATGTCCAGCGGTGAGTCGCCATCGGCGGCGAGCAAGGGGCCGGCGAAAGCCAGCAGGGTTGTCAGGGTCAATGACCTGATGAGCATGCGCATCTCCTTTTGATATCCACGCTCTAATGATTGCGCATCGCGGCGTTCGTTCCGGGGTCGCACCGCAATTGTGTTTCGCCTTGACCCAAGCTTAGGTCAGGGCGGTCATTGCGCAACAGGCTGAGCTAATCTCAAGACTCGATATACACCTGAACCGCCGTGAGGATCCCGCCATGAGCGCTCAGCTGAATCACACCATTGTCTGGTGCCGAAACAAACAGATATCCGCGTCGTTTCTGGTCGAGATTCTCGGCTTGCCCGCCCCCGAACCCTTCGGGCCGATGTTGATCGTGAAACTCGAAAACGGCGTGTCGCTGGACTACTACGACAATGACCCGCCGATTGCCTCTCAGCATTATGCGTTTCTGGTCAGCGACGACGATTTCGATGCGGCGTTCGCTCGCCTGCAAGCCAGGCAGCAAGCGTGGTGGGCTGATCCCTGCAAACAGCGGCCGCAACAGATCAACGATTATGGGGGTGGCAGGCGCGTGTATTTCGATGACCCGGACGGGCATCTGCTGGAGATTTTCACCCGGGAATGACAAACAATGCTGCCGGGCATCTTAAGGATCTTCTTGCACCACAAAGGACGTTAGCCGCCTTATCAGCGGTGTCGCAAGTAACACGAATGGCACAATGGTCATCCAGGCAACCAGCCAGGCTTTTAATCCATACGACAGTAACTGGCTGGCCGAAAGGCTTGAAGGACTGGCTATGGCCGTAGCAATAGCGCAGGTGATTGCGGACTGGATCACCGCAGAAGTTCGCTGGCGAAATCGCCGATGGAGCTTGGGCATTTCCGGTACTCCCAGACGGCTGCGTCGCAAGTGGCGAGCAGCCGGCTTGCATGGACCTTACTTGGCTTGGAGCAATTCAACAGTCTGCGCAGTCGTCAACAGAGCGTTGGCGATGTAACGGAAGTTGATCAGCGCGGCCAGGTAACCATCCCCTTCCGGGGTGGTCGGGCCGGCGGTAGCGTCACGCACCACGGCCACCTCGAAGCCTTGCTCGAGTAATTCACGCAGGTGCGACTCGACGCAAAGGTTGGCCGCCATACCCGCCAGAATAATTTGCGATACACCGTGCTTGCGCAGTTGCAGCGCCAAGTCATTGGTTTCCGGGCCGTAGACCTTGTGTGGCGAAGCGATGATGGTTTTGCCGTCGAGAATGTACGGCTTGAACTCGGGCATGAAGTCCGCACCGGAGTTCTCGAAACCGTCGAGGGTCAGCGGGCCCTTGCGATCGAACATGCAGATGGAGTGCATGACCTTTTCCAGCGGCCCGCCGAATTTCCACTCGTGGTCGCACGGATAGTAGTAGTGCGGAGAGACAGCGACCGTGATGCCCGCACCTTTGGCGGCTGCGAACAACTGACCGAGGTGATTGACCACATCGTGTTCGACGATGCTCTTGCCAAACACATCCCAACTCACACCCTCAGGGCTGAGGAAATCGATTTGGGGGTCGATGACGACCAGCGCAGCGCGGGAAAGGTCAATTTTCATCCCTGGATTTGGCAGCGCAGGGCTGGCTGGATCTGCGTAATGTGCGAGGCGTGTTGTGTCGTTGCTCATGCCAATAGACTCCGATCGTGGGTAACAAAGTTGCTCTATGCCATGGCGCCCCTGCGGGCCGTTGCTTACCATCGGCGAGAACATCATGCTATCCCCACCTTCTGATCCGACTTTGTCAGCACGTACAGAGTCTTTATCTGGTCGTCGCTATCATGGATATCCTGTCCGAATTCTTCGAACGCACGAACCTTCAGGGCAGGCTTTTCTTCTCTGGCCGGGTCGATGGCACTCTTGTCCTCGATAAGCCGCCAGGTATGGCGTTCATCCATGTCATCAGCCAGGGCGGTATCGACATGGTTCAGCCTGGGTTACCAAAGATCTCCATTGCCGAGCCCAGCGTGCTGTTCTGTCCGAGCAGTTGCCGGTATCAACTGCGCTCCAATACGATCGAGGGGGCAGAACTGATTTGCGCCTCATTTCAATTTGGGCGAAACACACAACACCCCTTCCCTCTCGGGCTCAAAGAAACCCTGATCTTCCCATTCAGAGAGCTGGAGAATCTCGACCCGG contains:
- a CDS encoding MFS transporter, giving the protein MNTSVSGMHDGADSVLKSAISKVKRHVLPLFVIMFIVNYIDRVNIGFVRAHMEHDLGIGAAAYGLGAGLFFIGYALFEVPSNILLQKVGARIWLTRIMLTWGLVAACMAFIQNETHFYILRFLLGVAEAGFFPGVIYYFTRWLPGVERGKAIAIFLSGSAIASLISGPLSGLLLQISGFGMHGWQWMYFIEGMFSVGLCVFVWFWLDSKPHDAKWLSRDEQDALVKAIDDEQLAREAATPIKPSLGTLLKDRQIILFCLIYFFIQLTIYAATFWLPSIIKKMGDLSDVQVGLFNSIPWLLSIVGMYAFASLSTKWKHQQAWVAAALLIAAAGMFMSTTGGPVFAFVAICFAALGFKSASSLFWPIPQAYLDARIAAGVIALINSVGNLGGFVAPTTFGLLEQHTGSIQGGLYGLAATSIIAAIIVFAARNTPKTAPAVALGKPTPNHA
- the gudD gene encoding glucarate dehydratase, whose amino-acid sequence is MNQQDTAKAPIITSMQVVPVAGHDGMLLNLSGAHGPFFTRNIVILKDNAGHTGVGEVPGGERIRQTLEDARSLVVGSPIGTYQRILNQVRQTFADRDAGGRGLQTFDLRITIHAVTGLEAALLDLLGQHLDVPVAALLGEGQQRDEVKMLGYLFYVGDRNATDLAYRSEPDANNDWFRVRHEKAMTADSVVRLAEAAHARYGFKDFKLKGGVLSGDEEIEAVTALAERFPDARITLDPNGAWSLKEAIRLCRDQHHVLAYAEDPCGAENGYSGREVMAEFRRATGLKTATNMIATDWREMGHAIQLQSVDIPLADPHFWTMQGSVRVAQMCHEWGLTWGSHSNNHFDISLAMFTHVAAAAPGEITAIDTHWIWQDGQHLTKAPLQIVDGCVQVPKKPGLGVELDMDQLAKAHELYKGMGLGARDDSVAMQFLIPGWKFDNKRPSLVR
- a CDS encoding LysR family transcriptional regulator; translation: MIRPQLPLNALRAFEASARHLSFTRAAVELCVTQAAVSHQVKSLEAQLNVTLFKRLPRGLMLTSEGETLLPVLRESFDRIAETLERFEGGHFREVLTVGAVGTFAVGWLLPRLADFQAKHPFIDLRLSTHNNRVDVAAEGLDYAIRFGAGAWHGIEAVRLIEAPLSVLCVPEIARQLHTPDDLLQQTLLRSYRTDEWPEWFQATGLPAHAAPPRSIVFDSSLAMMEAALQGAGVALAPPLMFARQLAAGVIEQPFAIGITTGSYWLTRLQSRPETSAMAAFKGWLLQAAQTPLTL
- the ampC gene encoding class C beta-lactamase — its product is MHNSTFGKVLSCSAFGLLLSAGYCVAGNQTDAQIEAAVNAAVAPIMQQQNIPGMAVAITVDGKQHYFNYGVASKKTGTPVTESTLFEIGSVSKTFTATLAAYAQASGKLSLSDKASHVLPALRDSAFDHVSVLQLGTYTAGGLPLQFPDNADAADKMLGYFKQWKPAYTAGSHRLYSNPSLGLFGYLAANSMGQPFDELMEKTVLPKLGLQHTFLKVPQDQMALYAQGYNKEDKPVRVEPGALDSEAYGVKTSASDLLRYVEANIKPSSLEAPMQQAIATTHAGYYTVGDMTQGLGWEFYHYPITLDKLLAGNSSQMAMEAHKVQWLNPPQAQPDNVLINKTGSTGGFGAYVAYVPSKDIGIVILANKNYPNPERVKIAHAVLSTLTQ
- a CDS encoding DUF4174 domain-containing protein — protein: MLIRSLTLTTLLAFAGPLLAADGDSPLDMDKGRSRPLIVIAPSTVDPAWVSLKKSLDEPANRKEFTDRNMVLYTVLNLMGQREGKDLGPQDTAALIRSLKLGAGAKTKVILVGKDGEKKLEQSDAVDLKTIFSTVDQLPSTEKEATVPTPPPVTEAAPPNGTKGAKPGKPAKPAKPPEMPDD
- a CDS encoding VOC family protein gives rise to the protein MSAQLNHTIVWCRNKQISASFLVEILGLPAPEPFGPMLIVKLENGVSLDYYDNDPPIASQHYAFLVSDDDFDAAFARLQARQQAWWADPCKQRPQQINDYGGGRRVYFDDPDGHLLEIFTRE
- a CDS encoding DUF2798 domain-containing protein, whose amino-acid sequence is MPKLHRRFRQRTSAVIQSAITCAIATAIASPSSLSASQLLSYGLKAWLVAWMTIVPFVLLATPLIRRLTSFVVQEDP
- a CDS encoding cysteine hydrolase — protein: MSNDTTRLAHYADPASPALPNPGMKIDLSRAALVVIDPQIDFLSPEGVSWDVFGKSIVEHDVVNHLGQLFAAAKGAGITVAVSPHYYYPCDHEWKFGGPLEKVMHSICMFDRKGPLTLDGFENSGADFMPEFKPYILDGKTIIASPHKVYGPETNDLALQLRKHGVSQIILAGMAANLCVESHLRELLEQGFEVAVVRDATAGPTTPEGDGYLAALINFRYIANALLTTAQTVELLQAK